The following coding sequences lie in one Asterias amurensis chromosome 18, ASM3211899v1 genomic window:
- the LOC139951099 gene encoding uncharacterized protein, whose product MKITIAVAIVLAFMQVQFLVATAAVSPDPGLTCNSCCQGPAGIPGIPGSNGNHGQGLVGQRGDAGSPGEVGQPGVKGDKGSDGLGGEPGAKGDYGLKGDQGLGQPGKQGPQGLHGMDGLKGERGEPGPAGQTGEAGECSTRRSAFNAVRNTNFNPPSNYDPLPFEELLFSEEGTDFKLNNGTFTCNVPGVYVLMFSVQKPSSGSYLWVKLMKNGNTIVIGGVNDADYHQVSNIAVIPLHFGDQVHLAVYGQVYSDSDHYTSFTGFMLYEI is encoded by the coding sequence ATGAAGATTACTATAGCAGTGGCCATTGTTTTGGcttttatgcaagttcagtTCCTGGTGGCTACAGCAGCAGTTTCACCTGATCCGGGACTGACATGTAACTCCTGCTgccagggcccagccggtataccgggaatccctggatctaatgggaaccatggtcaaggGCTTGTAGGTCAGAGAGGTGATGCTGGCTCtcctggtgaggtaggtcaacccggggttaaaggagacaaggggtcagatggactgggtggtgagccaggcgctaaaggggattATGGACTGAAGGGAGATCAAGGACTCGGtcaaccagggaaacaaggacctcaAGGTCTGCATGGGATGGATGGTctgaagggggagagaggtgaacctggaccagctggacagactggtGAAGCAGGTGAATGTAGTACGCGACGGTCCGCCTTCAATGCAGTGAGGAATACCAACTTCAACCCTCCATCCAACTATGATcctctgccctttgaagagttattgttttcagaggaagggactgatttcaagttgaataacggcacgtttacgtgtaatgtgcctggggtatacgtattgatgttctcagtcCAGAAACCATCAAGTGGGTCTTACCTATGGGTCAAGCTGATGAAGAACGGTAACACCATTGTAATAGGGGGTGTAAACGATGCAGATTATCATCAAGTGAGCAACATtgcagtgattcccctgcacttcggagatcaagttcacttagctgttTACGGTCAAGTATATAGTGACTCTGATCATTACACGTCTTTTACTGGATTCATGTTGtacgaaatctaa